In the genome of Tropicibacter oceani, one region contains:
- a CDS encoding LysE family translocator, which produces MTFGLMALVVVATPGPTVLLALSNGSQFGLGRAGFGIVGAAFSDAVLIAAAALGLGVILAASAFWFTVMKTIGAAYLIWLGVQMMRSLGKLDPASVDRAANWGDGADGALALFRKSLLVAVTNPKGYLFFTAFLPQFVILSGPLVPQYLTLALIFIVVDVAVMVAYACLGATAMKVLSERGALWIDRTSGGFLVALGIALTFVRRTEV; this is translated from the coding sequence TTGACCTTTGGCCTGATGGCTTTGGTTGTTGTCGCAACGCCAGGGCCGACCGTTTTGCTGGCGCTGTCAAACGGATCACAGTTCGGACTTGGCCGTGCGGGCTTTGGCATTGTCGGAGCGGCATTTTCAGACGCTGTGCTTATCGCCGCGGCGGCGCTTGGATTGGGGGTCATCCTTGCGGCATCCGCCTTTTGGTTCACGGTCATGAAGACAATCGGTGCCGCCTATCTGATCTGGCTTGGTGTCCAGATGATGCGGTCCCTGGGCAAACTTGACCCGGCATCTGTGGACAGGGCCGCCAACTGGGGGGATGGGGCAGACGGTGCCTTGGCGCTGTTTCGCAAAAGCCTTCTTGTGGCCGTGACAAATCCGAAAGGGTATCTGTTCTTCACGGCTTTCCTGCCGCAGTTCGTGATCCTGTCAGGTCCTTTGGTGCCTCAATACCTTACGCTGGCGCTGATCTTCATTGTCGTAGATGTGGCCGTGATGGTCGCCTACGCATGCCTTGGGGCAACTGCCATGAAGGTTCTCAGCGAAAGGGGCGCACTTTGGATTGATCGCACCAGTGGCGGCTTCCTGGTCGCCCTTGGCATCGCTTTGACATTCGTGCGCCGCACCGAGGTTTGA
- a CDS encoding paraquat-inducible protein A, with amino-acid sequence MAHDVRDTGVDPSVLIGCPGCDAVYVARSPSEGEKAVCSRCSTVLITNRKGAGVRILALSVAILVLVVAATFHPFLSINAAGLGNRVSLLDVAFSFGSGFLVLVSLATVMLIVLVPLMRVVLLIYVIAPIEFGLRPARHSRGAFRLAQELKPWAMTEIFSIGCAVALVKVAGIARLEFGPAFWMFAALSVIVVISDRYLCSWSIWRALEAGQ; translated from the coding sequence GTGGCGCATGATGTTCGGGATACCGGGGTTGACCCATCGGTACTGATCGGCTGCCCCGGCTGTGACGCGGTCTATGTCGCGCGCAGCCCGTCCGAGGGCGAAAAGGCCGTCTGCAGCCGCTGCTCAACCGTGCTGATCACCAACCGCAAGGGCGCCGGCGTGCGCATCCTGGCGCTGTCCGTGGCGATCCTGGTGCTGGTCGTGGCGGCCACCTTTCACCCGTTCCTGTCGATCAACGCCGCCGGGCTGGGCAACCGCGTGTCACTGCTGGACGTTGCCTTCAGCTTTGGATCGGGATTCCTGGTGCTGGTATCGCTGGCCACGGTGATGCTGATCGTGCTGGTGCCGCTGATGCGGGTGGTTCTGCTGATCTATGTCATCGCGCCGATCGAATTCGGCCTGCGCCCGGCGCGCCACAGTCGCGGCGCCTTTCGTCTTGCGCAAGAGCTCAAGCCCTGGGCCATGACCGAGATCTTCTCGATCGGCTGCGCCGTGGCGCTGGTCAAGGTGGCCGGCATCGCGCGGCTGGAATTCGGCCCTGCCTTCTGGATGTTCGCGGCGCTGTCGGTGATCGTGGTGATTTCCGACAGATACCTGTGCAGCTGGTCGATCTGGCGCGCGCTCGAGGCCGGGCAATGA
- a CDS encoding ABC transporter permease: protein MSVTESTPAGLRLSRPSLWSLGAVVIALIVVAPILSVLWLALFPSENIWPHLLSTTLPRYLVNTGILMFGVGLLSAVVGTGAAWLVARYDFPGRRWLEWLLLLPLAIPAYVGAYALVDFLEYAGPVQTALRGLFGWNNAQDYWFPQIRSMGAAILVLAASLFPYVYLLTRAAFREQSGASEEVAQSLGCGAFGRFWRVGLPLARPAIAAGMAIVMMESVNDFGTVDYFAVQTLTTGIFNTWLQANNAGGAAQIASVVLFLVIFLVLMEKVSRRKMRFFNLSTRHRPVARKALQGRQAWTATLACALPFGLGFVLPASVIFSHAWDNAENWRDAELWQAGLNTLSVGGLAAVITVGAGVFLVYGVRLSGRRLPRLLLPVTTIGYAAPGAVLGVGILIPLAALDNSVADAILATTGWDPGLVMTGTAFALVLAYCVRFFAIGQGAADAAMGRVSPNLAAAARSLGRNQGQTLAQVYYPLMRASIASALLLVFVDCVKELPATLLLRPFNYDTLATRVHEQASLENLGDAAPAAMLVILVGLLAVGLLARANR, encoded by the coding sequence ATGAGTGTCACCGAAAGCACGCCCGCCGGATTGCGGCTTTCGCGTCCCAGCCTGTGGTCGCTGGGCGCGGTGGTGATCGCGCTGATCGTTGTGGCGCCGATCCTGTCGGTGCTGTGGCTGGCGCTGTTCCCGTCGGAAAACATCTGGCCGCACCTGCTGTCGACGACGTTGCCGCGCTACCTGGTGAACACCGGCATCCTGATGTTCGGGGTCGGCCTACTGTCGGCGGTGGTCGGCACCGGGGCGGCCTGGCTGGTGGCGCGCTATGATTTCCCGGGGCGGCGCTGGCTGGAGTGGCTTTTGCTGCTGCCTCTGGCGATCCCGGCCTATGTCGGCGCCTATGCGCTGGTGGATTTCCTGGAATACGCCGGGCCGGTGCAGACCGCGCTGCGCGGGCTGTTCGGCTGGAACAATGCGCAGGACTACTGGTTCCCGCAGATCCGCAGCATGGGCGCGGCGATCCTGGTGCTGGCGGCCTCGTTGTTTCCCTATGTCTACCTGCTGACGCGGGCGGCCTTTCGCGAACAATCCGGCGCCTCCGAGGAAGTGGCCCAGTCGCTGGGCTGCGGCGCCTTTGGCCGGTTCTGGCGGGTCGGCCTGCCGCTGGCCCGGCCGGCGATTGCCGCCGGGATGGCTATCGTGATGATGGAAAGCGTCAATGATTTCGGCACGGTGGATTATTTCGCTGTGCAGACCCTGACCACGGGCATCTTCAACACCTGGCTTCAGGCCAACAACGCCGGCGGCGCGGCGCAGATCGCCAGTGTCGTGCTGTTCCTGGTGATCTTCCTTGTGCTGATGGAAAAGGTGTCGCGCCGCAAGATGCGCTTTTTCAACCTGTCGACCCGGCACCGCCCGGTGGCGCGCAAGGCGCTGCAGGGGCGCCAGGCCTGGACCGCGACGCTGGCCTGCGCGCTGCCCTTCGGGCTGGGCTTTGTGCTGCCGGCCTCGGTGATCTTTTCCCACGCCTGGGACAATGCCGAAAACTGGCGCGACGCCGAGCTGTGGCAGGCCGGTCTGAACACGCTGAGCGTCGGCGGTCTGGCGGCGGTGATCACCGTCGGGGCAGGGGTGTTCCTGGTCTACGGCGTGCGGCTGTCGGGGCGGCGCTTGCCACGGCTTTTGCTGCCGGTGACGACCATCGGCTATGCCGCGCCAGGGGCGGTTCTGGGGGTAGGCATCCTGATCCCGTTGGCGGCACTGGACAACAGCGTTGCCGATGCGATCCTGGCCACCACCGGCTGGGATCCGGGTCTGGTCATGACCGGGACAGCCTTTGCGCTGGTGCTGGCCTATTGCGTGCGCTTCTTTGCCATCGGGCAGGGGGCGGCGGATGCGGCCATGGGCCGGGTGTCGCCCAACCTGGCGGCGGCGGCGCGTTCGCTTGGGCGCAATCAGGGGCAGACGCTGGCGCAGGTCTACTATCCGCTGATGCGCGCCTCGATCGCCTCGGCGCTGCTGCTGGTCTTTGTCGACTGCGTCAAGGAACTGCCCGCGACGCTGCTGCTGCGCCCGTTCAACTATGACACGCTGGCCACGCGGGTGCATGAACAGGCCTCGCTTGAAAACCTTGGCGATGCGGCACCGGCGGCGATGTTGGTGATCCTTGTCGGGCTTCTGGCGGTCGGGCTGTTGGCGCGGGCAAACCGCTAG
- a CDS encoding paraquat-inducible protein A, translating into MTTARELGFVTCTACAKVWPGGTPRCECCGHRLQSRHPNNLQVVWAFWLTGLLCYIPANMYPMLVTSTLVGTDSSTIIGGAVAIAQHGDLAIAAIVLIASVVIPVAKFIAIAHLALSVKRGSRQSEHGRQHLYEVVEFIGRWSMIDVFVVAILSALVQLSVVASIHPGPAALTFALSVVFTMLAARSFDTRLIWDSIGPESSET; encoded by the coding sequence ATGACCACCGCGCGCGAACTGGGATTTGTGACCTGCACCGCCTGCGCCAAGGTCTGGCCGGGCGGCACGCCGCGCTGCGAATGCTGCGGGCACCGCCTGCAATCGCGGCACCCCAACAACCTGCAGGTGGTCTGGGCCTTCTGGCTGACCGGGCTTTTGTGCTATATCCCTGCCAACATGTATCCCATGCTGGTGACCTCGACCCTTGTTGGGACGGACTCCAGCACCATCATCGGCGGCGCGGTGGCCATCGCCCAGCATGGCGACCTGGCCATCGCCGCCATCGTCCTGATCGCCTCGGTGGTCATTCCGGTGGCCAAGTTCATCGCGATCGCGCACCTGGCCCTGTCGGTCAAGCGCGGGTCGCGCCAAAGCGAACATGGCCGCCAACATCTGTACGAAGTCGTTGAGTTCATTGGCCGGTGGTCGATGATCGACGTCTTTGTGGTGGCCATCCTCAGCGCGCTTGTGCAGCTGTCGGTGGTTGCCTCGATCCATCCTGGCCCCGCGGCCCTGACATTCGCCCTGTCAGTTGTTTTCACCATGCTCGCTGCCCGATCCTTCGACACTCGACTGATCTGGGACAGCATCGGCCCTGAAAGTTCGGAAACGTAA
- a CDS encoding TetR/AcrR family transcriptional regulator, with amino-acid sequence MRVNRKEVKVRQEKRSLRQEQIEAAAYEVLEVKGYGGTSMLGIAKQARASNETLYKWYGDKQGLFHALVTRNAEEVKKHLEAELQTDHDALTILGTLGPKLLTLLIGDRAVALNRAAAADNTGELGATLSKAGREAVFPLLEQVLMRARNDGQLAFEETGEAVGLYLDLLIGDQQIRRVIGRQPSPSPEFCQERASRAVRHLCRLLG; translated from the coding sequence ATGCGAGTCAACAGAAAAGAGGTGAAAGTGCGACAAGAGAAACGTTCGCTGCGCCAAGAGCAGATCGAGGCGGCGGCTTATGAGGTCCTGGAAGTCAAAGGCTATGGCGGCACGTCGATGCTTGGCATTGCGAAACAAGCGCGCGCCTCGAACGAAACGCTGTACAAATGGTATGGCGACAAGCAGGGGTTGTTTCATGCGCTCGTCACCCGCAATGCCGAGGAGGTGAAAAAGCACCTCGAAGCCGAGTTGCAAACCGACCATGACGCCCTGACGATTTTGGGCACGCTTGGCCCGAAACTGCTGACCTTGCTGATCGGTGACCGCGCCGTTGCCCTGAATCGCGCGGCTGCGGCGGACAATACCGGAGAGCTGGGCGCGACCCTTTCCAAGGCGGGTCGCGAAGCCGTATTTCCCTTGCTGGAACAGGTGCTTATGCGCGCCAGAAATGACGGCCAACTTGCGTTCGAAGAGACTGGCGAAGCCGTCGGCCTTTACTTAGATCTGTTGATCGGGGACCAACAAATTCGTCGCGTCATAGGACGTCAGCCAAGCCCCTCACCGGAGTTTTGTCAGGAACGGGCAAGTCGCGCCGTGCGTCATCTTTGCCGCCTTCTTGGCTAA